The Bradysia coprophila strain Holo2 chromosome X unlocalized genomic scaffold, BU_Bcop_v1 contig_20, whole genome shotgun sequence region TCTGAATTTGTTTGAATATCTAGTTACaatcaatttgatttaatgACTTCCCATCGCAACATTTAACGTTCATGTGATAGTTCTTCGTTGTATCGCTGTTTCATTGTATTTGATGGTGGTAGACGATGAGCAGCCAGCATGTTAAACGATGTTCTATGTTGTAGGcttaattgaaattaaggGAATGACAATTTATGGAAAAAGGGTAGGTTAAGCAGCACATGTTAGAATTATGGACAtttaaattaaagattttatcAATCAAAGTGAATCCGTCACTACAAACCCTTACTTCCTCGATGGTTTAATGTTAATCTCACCAATGAAttgttcgttaaaataaaacaaaaatccatgTCGTTGAAAGACCTAGAGCTGTGCGTGGCCGGACAACTTTcacgaaattattttcctcTTCCCCGATGTCTCCGCTGCCAGATTCATCAATATATGATGTGGGAAACGTTAATACCATTCAGACACTGCGTTGTTTGCTTCCAGATGCGAAGAATGTCCAAAATATCCCACAGTGTGAAAACTTTCACATTGACCTGAGGTTTTGCACCTTCGGGTATTATGATCTCCACGATGAGAATTTACCATCGATGGACGGCCTTAATAGCTTTTTGCtgaaaactggaaaatttcGACGAAAAACTACAGAAGAAGGAATAAGGGTTGGAAGTGGAGATAGGAAAGAAATTATATTTGATCTGAGTTCATATATGGAAAAGCCTCCCTAATCACCAATATATCTATATGAAGCGGCTCAATATTCCAAACGATATTCGGATTCAGTTGCGTTACATATTATACCGGCAATATCACAGCAAATGTTCAATCATAAAATCTGCgtttaatcaaaatatttttcaactctGCATTCATATCGCAGCACATTAAATCGACATTGTATTATacaataaaatgcattttgttgtttttaatgaCACACGACTCGGAATTGACCGACTCATCTCTGTTATAAATACTGCCCCGAACACACAACAAACCGTGTCTATGATTTATATACAATGAGCAACTGCGACTAatgtttattatttctttttgcgGTAACAATCAGTCAATTGATACTTTCGTTGTATTTAAATCTGTGTTTTATTAACTCATGTCAAATGGCTAAATGTGTGATTTATGAGTGTTCACAGAATGTTGCATACCGAAACTTGAGTCGAAAATTATTACTTGCGCTTGAACTTCAAAACAGGCCCGAACTGGTCCTGTGACGATGCCCGAAGGACTTTTTGATTTTGGTATGCATGAAGTGCATTCAAAGgctcttttttttacaaattttcgaacCAGTCCGACCCtgcttcaaaatattttcagtcatAACCTCTCTCACATTACTACCagtgttttcaatttctttccttttttttgtaatttttcagaGTTTCTTCTACGAAATTCTTGCCGGCGTGTGGATCCGTAATGGACTGCAAATCAAAGGACAAGCTATGACCTATATCCAGGCAAACTTTTGCAATTCAATGGTGGACATGGATTTGTTCTTTCTGCAAATCTGTGCAACCCAACTACCTGCTCAGACATTTCTAACAACAgcaatcgaaattttcggcGTAAAAGATTGGCTGGGTATGTGTCCGTTAACTACGACGCACGAATTAGAACAGGATTCGATGCTGGAAGGCCTGTTAACGTTTCTGGCAACATTAGTTACATCACGCACGAATTTGGGCAACACCGAGCAAACGCAATGTATCATCGAGATAAGCGCACTTCTCGCAACCGGTGACAAGACGCACAGCCAGCTTCTCGAACTGATGCCAGAGCGATCAGGCAATGCTCATACCAGAAACTTCGATACTTTTCTGAAAGAGTTATCGAATTTCCGAAGACCACCGCAGTCGTCGGAAAATTTGGAACAGGGCCTGTTCATACCGGTGTCGGCTGTCTGGGAAAAATACTACGATCCTTTGCACGTGCTTCTGCGAGCTATACATCGTCGAGATTTCCAAAATTCAATGGATCGATTCACAAACTACGTAAAGCAGGAAAATAAGATGCCGAAAAGCGGGGTTCTTTGGCCACCATTTCGTCTGCCGAGACCTATTGGCGCCAACTACAGCGATCCATCATTCGTGTTGCATTCGCGTGTGTTCCACTCGACAATACTCGGCATTTTGTATAGGGCTGTGCATTCACACAACATATCTGAGCATATGTTAGCGTTAGCAATTTTCCTGTTAGAAGTGGCTGTTACAACAGATGGAGGTACGTCATGTAAAGATACCGTGCTGGAATGCGGTCGTTTATCATCAGCGTCACATCGAGATGAACGAGATCCACCAGAACTGTTGAATTGTTATCCTGGTGATTGTTTAAGTGAAAATTTACGGTATTGCGTCTCACGAATTTCGTTGGCATCACCCGAACCACAAGGTGCTACATGTGCAAATTATACCTTATTCGACAGTGACATAGAATACGAAATTTCGGAAAGTGAAACACTTCCGATGCTAGTGGGCAACGTTGACGGAGTACATCAGTCTAGTGGAATGGAATTGGCAGTACCGCATGATCTGTCTGTTGGTGTTCCACAGGATTTGTCCATTGTTCGGGGTCAGTCTTTAGTTCTGCATACAAATACTGAGGACTCAATTATGGACGAAGATTTGTCACCGACAACGCAATCTCTGCCGCCAATAACAATGTCGGAAAATGATCAAGCAATTACCGAATATTTACCAGGCAGGCAAACTGAATTGCACATCGATACACACTTACCTCTTCAAGCAAGTACACTGATGGAAGTTGCAATTAGACGTAATTTAGGATCAAGCAACCCTTCGAGAGAAGTGTTTCGACCAGCTACAAATGCTGCTACGGGAATGCTTTTACCATTTCAAAGAGTTCAACCAGTACCCGTTACTAGTACTAATTTAGATGTAGTACCGATTCAATCAGCTGGTCTTCCTAGAATTCACTCAGGCGTTAAATCGAAAACTGTTGAAAGTAGTAGCAGTCTAGACGACTCTATTGTTATCGAAGAAAGTATCATATCGCTGCTCTTGAAATTGCATTCTCAGCTGAGTGGAACGTTAGACAGTTTTTCATTGAACGAGAGTGTGAATGACGTCGAGGACATGGTAGTTGACTCGGAACCAGGACCATCCAACAGGGAATACGTAAATCAGCCAACGTTTGCTACCGTTACGGACTCACGGATTGGCGATGGTCCATTTTTCATAGGAAATTTATTGCACAAAATAGCTAATTTGGATGAAATGTGTGCGTTGCGGATAAACGAAGTCAGACAAAGTATGTGGCCAAACCAAAGAGAGAAACAAGCTGAACAAAAGGCTGCGGAAACAAGAGAAAAGGAAGAGAGAAGTAAGCGTGCGAGGGAGCGACAGCAAAAACTAATGGAAGATTTTGCGAATAAGCAAAAGAAATTCATGGAAACATCCGCCGAAGGAATGGATTGTTGTGAAGATGAAGAAGAGGAAGTGGAACAGTTACGTGAAAAGGAATACGTCTGCATCATTTGCAATCGAACAAATCCCAGCACAGAAAACAATCCCATTGGCTTAGTAGTCCTAGTCGAATCGAGTGGTGTCGTTGGTCACCGTAgaaaaacgaacgaacgatTGTTGCTTCCGTTGAACGATGAAGAACATCAGAAACCTGGTCGTCAGGTGCGTTTAGCAACTGAATTCAACCGACGTACCGAATTATTGAGCGCAAAGTTCGGTTCTGAGTCATGGTATTTGTCCAACAATTCAGCTTATGAGTCTGGCGTTCATGTGCAGTCCTGTGGACATCACGTACATTTGACGTGTCACGATGCATATCTCAGTTCACTGTACACCTCTCAGCGAcaccaaaatttaaatgtagAACGCGGCGAATTCCTTTGTCCCGTGTGCCGACAATTGTCCAATTCCGTTCTGCCATTAAGTCCCGCATTGGATCGACCGACACCGCTGATCCGTATCCCATCACCACCATTCAAAGATCTGGTAATCGAATTAACAACACTCATCAAAGAGAACCGAATGCCTACGGTAAGTGACTGCTTCATTGCCGGATTGCAGTCAGATCCGTTTCTCGTTCAATCTAAATTTGTGTTCACCTTCGTTCAgataacaacaaaactatCGGAGGCGATGAATCGGGCCATGGACGATATGACAAACAGCATATATCGAAAAGCGAAGCGAAGACCGACGTCAACATTACGGAAATGGTTCTTGTTTGTAACGTCCATAGCGCGAACCAATTTGGAAGCGGAAATCATTCAACGAGGCGGCTCTTTATGTTCCAGTAACTCGATTCGATTCAAACCGAAGAGAGATTGCATTGGTAAGTACAATCAGCCACAACCATCAATGGTTGAACACTTGGcagatgattttcattttgttgttgttgatttcAGTTCCTCTACTGCACGTGTTATCAGTTCGGGTACGTATCTCGCCTGATTGGCAACTGTGGCGCTCATGGGCATCATTATGTGGTATACCCAGCGACGATGCAGCCCCAGCGGCTTTACAATGCATCGAACATGTGAATTTGCAGTGCATAGAGCATATTCCCAATCTACTATCCGATCCGATAGCATTGATGTTGAAGTATATACTCTTGGCGCCGCTTCATTTAGATCAGGGTAAATTTCGATGTCATTTCTTGCTCGAGTTCTCCCGAATTTACTTGATTCTTTGTCATTCCAGTCTACTTTACGTGTATCGTGAAAGCAACGTACAATTTACTCTATTACCAAGTGGTTGTTCAAATTTGCTCCACATTGACTGAATCGGAATGTGATGAAATTATCAGCAAGTACTCAGCGGAACCGACCGTGTCCGTAACTGGTGTGTCCAATTTAGGCGCAGCTATTGTGTTAGTGTTAGATGAAATGATGAGAACTACGTTGCTTCGTCGTCAAGCCGTCGACGTAAGCACCACCACACGATTGAATATGGTAAGACTTATTGACATTCGGAGCGGACGATTGGTgttaatcgaaatttttgacttttattttcagGATTCATTAGAACAGAAAGTGCAGCAATTATGTTTACCGTTCCTTCGCGTAGCGTCACTGTTAAAACATCATCTCTATCAAT contains the following coding sequences:
- the LOC119068540 gene encoding E3 ubiquitin-protein ligase Ubr3 isoform X1, whose translation is MESHQDTTVHIMQMGKRGSAAFINDEMKHSNGVPSENLSALLRTILDPDSQIDDTENIDWCKWIIAGGRTLSDFAATVAGYDNHAKCGLVWVPHVVAYRCRTCGISPCMSICRNCFKKGDHSTHDFNMFLSQAGGACDCGDTSVMKAEGFCSDHGINNTSNKSPVPNDLMAVAEAVMPQLLLRLLYHFRDSDTEESAKRCDEYIGMLMELNNMGELMRRVMTKALINSQLYKELVEPKDTDDENVREYMILSKQRYDDAVQRFPRPDAPDEYKHLAALGETINHATLLEEFIFWTFKLEFPQNIVCFLLNMIPEQDYKEHLTRTFVMHYSRIPSVLEMSKDPDTLSNRVVHMSVQLFSNESLALKMVEELSLLHVMVISLKMMMTKNLIENTLHDPSKNFHYVIDCSKPVMKDHCYWPLVSDFNNVLSHESVALVFLRNDKLVDMWFQFLFMLQGMNVNERETGTHVEYEPGSYYAAFSCELEASAYPMWSIISHLKDATHTDLANNILRFCIKYLKDWLKAIFLYQPRIEPREMLVASFHFPLHRYLAAFTCQAVKCMGMSLNNILPSTNDLTLLMIHPLRVQSFFYEILAGVWIRNGLQIKGQAMTYIQANFCNSMVDMDLFFLQICATQLPAQTFLTTAIEIFGVKDWLGMCPLTTTHELEQDSMLEGLLTFLATLVTSRTNLGNTEQTQCIIEISALLATGDKTHSQLLELMPERSGNAHTRNFDTFLKELSNFRRPPQSSENLEQGLFIPVSAVWEKYYDPLHVLLRAIHRRDFQNSMDRFTNYVKQENKMPKSGVLWPPFRLPRPIGANYSDPSFVLHSRVFHSTILGILYRAVHSHNISEHMLALAIFLLEVAVTTDGGTSCKDTVLECGRLSSASHRDERDPPELLNCYPGDCLSENLRYCVSRISLASPEPQGATCANYTLFDSDIEYEISESETLPMLVGNVDGVHQSSGMELAVPHDLSVGVPQDLSIVRGQSLVLHTNTEDSIMDEDLSPTTQSLPPITMSENDQAITEYLPGRQTELHIDTHLPLQASTLMEVAIRRNLGSSNPSREVFRPATNAATGMLLPFQRVQPVPVTSTNLDVVPIQSAGLPRIHSGVKSKTVESSSSLDDSIVIEESIISLLLKLHSQLSGTLDSFSLNESVNDVEDMVVDSEPGPSNREYVNQPTFATVTDSRIGDGPFFIGNLLHKIANLDEMCALRINEVRQSMWPNQREKQAEQKAAETREKEERSKRARERQQKLMEDFANKQKKFMETSAEGMDCCEDEEEEVEQLREKEYVCIICNRTNPSTENNPIGLVVLVESSGVVGHRRKTNERLLLPLNDEEHQKPGRQVRLATEFNRRTELLSAKFGSESWYLSNNSAYESGVHVQSCGHHVHLTCHDAYLSSLYTSQRHQNLNVERGEFLCPVCRQLSNSVLPLSPALDRPTPLIRIPSPPFKDLVIELTTLIKENRMPTITTKLSEAMNRAMDDMTNSIYRKAKRRPTSTLRKWFLFVTSIARTNLEAEIIQRGGSLCSSNSIRFKPKRDCIVPLLHVLSVRVRISPDWQLWRSWASLCGIPSDDAAPAALQCIEHVNLQCIEHIPNLLSDPIALMLKYILLAPLHLDQVYFTCIVKATYNLLYYQVVVQICSTLTESECDEIISKYSAEPTVSVTGVSNLGAAIVLVLDEMMRTTLLRRQAVDVSTTTRLNMVRLIDIRSGRLVLIEIFDFYFQDSLEQKVQQLCLPFLRVASLLKHHLYQYDLPDITASDAEFRGLVNYLELVTPAKSQSNFNSAMALCFLDGNEKLLPRDWCNQLIEVQPPHEDTRELIFNQHISWQQPRLLGLPREYEQLFTYYHEKPCLKCNTIPKESSICLLCGTIVCLKQLCCEEDKCCEAVRHTMSCGGGAGIFLVVTSTYIIVIRGRRACLWGSLYLDDFFEEDRDLKRGKPLYLNEDRFSLLESQWLSHRFAHTKHTWVFHRDTL
- the LOC119068540 gene encoding E3 ubiquitin-protein ligase Ubr3 isoform X2, which encodes MESHQDTTVHIMQMGKRGSAAFINDEMKHSNGVPSENLSALLRTILDPDSQIDDTENIDWCKWIIAGGRTLSDFAATVAGYDNHAKCGLVWVPHVVAYRCRTCGISPCMSICRNCFKKGDHSTHDFNMFLSQAGGACDCGDTSVMKAEGFCSDHGINNTSNKSPVPNDLMAVAEAVMPQLLLRLLYHFRDSDTEESAKRCDEYIGMLMELNNMGELMRRVMTKALINSQLYKELVEPKDTDDENVREYMILSKQRYDDAVQRFPRPDAPDEYKHLAALGETINHATLLEEFIFWTFKLEFPQNIVCFLLNMIPEQDYKEHLTRTFVMHYSRIPSVLEMSKDPDTLSNRVVHMSVQLFSNESLALKMVEELSLLHVMVISLKMMMTKNLIENTLHDPSKNFHYVIDCSKPVMKDHCYWPLVSDFNNVLSHESVALVFLRNDKLVDMWFQFLFMLQGMNVNERETGTHVEYEPGSYYAAFSCELEASAYPMWSIISHLKDATHTDLANNILRFCIKYLKDWLKAIFLYQPRIEPREMLVASFHFPLHRYLAAFTCQAVKCMGMSLNNILPSTNDLTLLMIHPLRVQSFFYEILAGVWIRNGLQIKGQAMTYIQANFCNSMVDMDLFFLQICATQLPAQTFLTTAIEIFGVKDWLGMCPLTTTHELEQDSMLEGLLTFLATLVTSRTNLGNTEQTQCIIEISALLATGDKTHSQLLELMPERSGNAHTRNFDTFLKELSNFRRPPQSSENLEQGLFIPVSAVWEKYYDPLHVLLRAIHRRDFQNSMDRFTNYVKQENKMPKSGVLWPPFRLPRPIGANYSDPSFVLHSRVFHSTILGILYRAVHSHNISEHMLALAIFLLEVAVTTDGGTSCKDTVLECGRLSSASHRDERDPPELLNCYPGDCLSENLRYCVSRISLASPEPQGATCANYTLFDSDIEYEISESETLPMLVGNVDGVHQSSGMELAVPHDLSVGVPQDLSIVRGQSLVLHTNTEDSIMDEDLSPTTQSLPPITMSENDQAITEYLPGRQTELHIDTHLPLQASTLMEVAIRRNLGSSNPSREVFRPATNAATGMLLPFQRVQPVPVTSTNLDVVPIQSAGLPRIHSGVKSKTVESSSSLDDSIVIEESIISLLLKLHSQLSGTLDSFSLNESVNDVEDMVVDSEPGPSNREYVNQPTFATVTDSRIGDGPFFIGNLLHKIANLDEMCALRINEVRQSMWPNQREKQAEQKAAETREKEERSKRARERQQKLMEDFANKQKKFMETSAEGMDCCEDEEEEVEQLREKEYVCIICNRTNPSTENNPIGLVVLVESSGVVGHRRKTNERLLLPLNDEEHQKPGRQVRLATEFNRRTELLSAKFGSESWYLSNNSAYESGVHVQSCGHHVHLTCHDAYLSSLYTSQRHQNLNVERGEFLCPVCRQLSNSVLPLSPALDRPTPLIRIPSPPFKDLVIELTTLIKENRMPTITTKLSEAMNRAMDDMTNSIYRKAKRRPTSTLRKWFLFVTSIARTNLEAEIIQRGGSLCSSNSIRFKPKRDCIVPLLHVLSVRVRISPDWQLWRSWASLCGIPSDDAAPAALQCIEHVNLQCIEHIPNLLSDPIALMLKYILLAPLHLDQVYFTCIVKATYNLLYYQVVVQICSTLTESECDEIISKYSAEPTVSVTGVSNLGAAIVLVLDEMMRTTLLRRQAVDVSTTTRLNMDSLEQKVQQLCLPFLRVASLLKHHLYQYDLPDITASDAEFRGLVNYLELVTPAKSQSNFNSAMALCFLDGNEKLLPRDWCNQLIEVQPPHEDTRELIFNQHISWQQPRLLGLPREYEQLFTYYHEKPCLKCNTIPKESSICLLCGTIVCLKQLCCEEDKCCEAVRHTMSCGGGAGIFLVVTSTYIIVIRGRRACLWGSLYLDDFFEEDRDLKRGKPLYLNEDRFSLLESQWLSHRFAHTKHTWVFHRDTL